The following is a genomic window from Peromyscus leucopus breed LL Stock chromosome 12, UCI_PerLeu_2.1, whole genome shotgun sequence.
CATTTAATGTTCAAAGGagcattatattatattaatatataatagaCAATCTATTTGAAAACACAATTAATTACACTTTGCAAATTTTTTTCACTTAGAAATATTCTTACATTTCTCTAAAAATATATGTAATCAGATGTTAATTGAGCACgaatttcattgaaaataatgcAAAACAAATGCAGAACACCTGGGAACTTGATAAATAGACCATACAACATCCACACAATGGGGTACTGTCATATTTgctaaaaagaaattttgtatGTACTAAAACAAACGATTATCAATTTAACCTTTTAGGTTcaatgtcaaaaacaaacaattatcCACTACAGTTTAACTGTATGACATATATAGTAACAGTCATCAGAAACTTCCATCAGAAACAGTCAGAAGCATGGTGAAGATTTGTTTTGTACTAAAACAAGCTGCAAGGAGAGAATAATTAAAACCTATAGAAGAATATACAATTTTTTTCCATACAACAAATTTATTTGAGGATTTTCCTGTTACAAAGATAGTAGTGTATCGATAAATGCAACTGACCAACATGACACTCAGATATAAATTTCTAGTACTACATAGTCattccattgttttctttatacAAATTCAGTCAAAGCTTTACTTAAAGTTCACCTTTAATCCATGAGTAAGCATTATTCAAAACCTAGTATTTTTCATTAGATAAAAGCTTATTCTAACTATCAGGAATATTGTACATATTTTTGCAAAGACTCTCCCATCACCAAATAGGTGTCTAAATTTTGCAGATAAATGCTCCTGGTGCTATTAAATGATATTCAATTAATTCCCATCCtggttttattctatttattttaaacctCTCCTCCCATAAGATTGTGCAAAATTTCACTTATACTCTAAGTCATGTATGACTTCAGCTTGAGACATCCATTTggtggcccctcagcctttggttcatagttcatgtgtttccatttgtttggctatttgtccctgtgctttatccactgctggtgggaatgcaagcattttttttcttgttatataGTTCAGATTAATAGTTGACAAATTATTTTGGAACTGTATTTGTATGCTGTTTAATAAATACAGTCCAATGATTTGAAAATTAACACTTTATATAAACcacattttcaattttctgtatttcatattcataaagttattttaatgaGTTAAAATTAATGTACTGTAGATGCTGAAgagttttttaaaatactatacaTTTTCATAACTTTCTTAACAGCATTTAAAACCTCCTTATTTCTCAGACTGTAAATAAAAGGGTTTAACAAAGGaattattattgtataaaatacaGCCACTGGTATATCTTTATTACCATCTTCAGATGGCCCAATATACATGAGAAGGCAGATGTAGAATATTGACACAGAAAGAAAGTGGGATGCACAAGTAGAAAATGCTTTTCCTCTTCCATCCTTCGATTTCATCTTGAAAATAGTGAACAGAATGCAGAAATAAGACACCAAGATAGTGGTAATGGTAAAGACTTGAATTGgcattgaaaaaatatatatcattagCTCATTGATAAAAGGGTCTGTACAAGAGAGCCTATAGAGTGGAAGAATGTCACAGAAGAAATGATCTATATGATTTGATTTACAGAAATTTAATCTTAACAGACAGCCTGTCTGAATCATGGAATGCAAGTTGCTGGCTAGGAAAGTGGCTATACTCATTTGAAAGGAGAGCTTCTTGGACATCATGGTGTGGTACTGCAGTGGGTTGCATATGGCCACATAACGATCATAGGCCATTGCTGCCAGAAGGAAGCAGTCTGCAGTTTCagcaaaacagagaaaatagaacTGTAC
Proteins encoded in this region:
- the LOC114687590 gene encoding olfactory receptor 181, with protein sequence MMKENHSLTTEFILLGFSDHPDLKILLFLLFSVIYLVTMVGNLGLVALIYMERRLHTPMYIFLGNLALMDSCCSCTITPKMLENFFSVDRRISLCECMVQFYFLCFAETADCFLLAAMAYDRYVAICNPLQYHTMMSKKLSFQMSIATFLASNLHSMIQTGCLLRLNFCKSNHIDHFFCDILPLYRLSCTDPFINELMIYIFSMPIQVFTITTILVSYFCILFTIFKMKSKDGRGKAFSTCASHFLSVSIFYICLLMYIGPSEDGNKDIPVAVFYTIIIPLLNPFIYSLRNKEVLNAVKKVMKMYSILKNSSASTVH